From a single Athene noctua chromosome 2, bAthNoc1.hap1.1, whole genome shotgun sequence genomic region:
- the TSPAN13 gene encoding tetraspanin-13 isoform X2, translating into MWWTQGTCIVLPHEVLELVSLLLIGIAAWGIGFGLISSFRVVGVAIAVGIFLFLIALVGLIGAVKHHQVLLFFYMIILLLVFIVQFSVSCACLALNKEQQSQLLEVGWNNTKSARTDIERNLNCCGFRIFDPNETCSSDCFRSRQCQPCAPIIEEYSGMVLRFVGGIGLFFSFTEILGVWLTYRYRNQKDPRANPSAFL; encoded by the exons ATGTGGTGGACACAGGGCACCTGTATTGTTCTACCACATGAAGTCCTTGAG CTGGTGAGCCTGCTGCTGATTGGAATTGCGGCATGGGGAATTGGCTTTGGCCTCATCTCTAGTTTCAGAGTTGTTGGAGTGGCAATTGCAGTAGGAATCTTCCTTTTCCTTATTGCCTTAGTTGGATTAATCGGTGCGGTGAAACATCATCAAGTATTGTTATTCTTT TACATGATTATTCTTTTGCTAGTCTTTATTGTCCAGTTTTCTGTCTCCTGTGCCTGTTTAGCATTAAACAAGGAACAGCAG AGTCAACTTCTAGAGGTGGGATGGAATAACACTAAGAGTGCGAGAACAGATATTGAGAGAAATCTGAATTGTTGTGGATTCAGAATTTTTGACCCGAATGAAACCTGCTCCTCT GATTGTTTTAGAAGTCGCCAGTGTCAACCATGTGCGCCGATAATAGAAGAATATTCTGGAATGGTGCTGAGATTTGTTGGAGGCATAGGACTCTTCTTCAGTTTCACGGAG attctGGGAGTCTGGCTGACATACAGATACCGGAACCAAAAGGATCCCCGTGCAAACCCTAGTGCATTTCTTTGA
- the AGR2 gene encoding anterior gradient protein 2 homolog: protein MEKSYMSMFLLLVAISCALAKDVGKKETKETTAKPKLPQTLSRGWGDQLIWTQTYEEALFRAKHSNKPLMIIHHLEDCPHSQALKKVFAEHKDIQKLAEKFILLNLVYETTDKNLSPDGQYVPRILFIDPSLTVRADITGRYSNRLYAYEPSDISLLYSNMQKAMKLLKTEL from the exons ATGGAGAAGAGTTACATGTCCATGTTCCTGCTGCTCGTTGCCATCTCCTGTGCTCTGGCAAAGGATGTGGGCAAGAAGGAGACAAAGGAGACTACTGCTAAACCAAAACTACCTCAGACACTCTCCAGAG GCTGGGGAGACCAGCTCATCTGGACGCAGACGTACGAGGAAGCGCTCTTCCGTGCCAAGCACAG CAACAAACCCCTGATGATTATCCACCACTTGGAGGACTGCCCACACAGCCAAG CACTCAAGAAGGTCTTCGCTGAACATAAAGATATACAGAAATTGGCTGAAAAATTCATTCTCCTGAACCTTGTG tATGAAACCACAGACAAGAATCTTTCACCTGATGGCCAGTATGTCCCTCGGATTTTATTCATAG ATCCTTCCCTGACGGTGAGAGCAGATATTACTGGAAGATACTCAAACCGTCTCTATGCATATGAGCCCTCTGACATTTCACTGT TGTATTCAAATATGCAGAAAGCCATGAAGCTCCTGAAGACTGAACTgtag
- the TSPAN13 gene encoding tetraspanin-13 isoform X1 yields the protein MVCGGFACSKNCLCALNLLYTLVSLLLIGIAAWGIGFGLISSFRVVGVAIAVGIFLFLIALVGLIGAVKHHQVLLFFYMIILLLVFIVQFSVSCACLALNKEQQSQLLEVGWNNTKSARTDIERNLNCCGFRIFDPNETCSSDCFRSRQCQPCAPIIEEYSGMVLRFVGGIGLFFSFTEILGVWLTYRYRNQKDPRANPSAFL from the exons CTGGTGAGCCTGCTGCTGATTGGAATTGCGGCATGGGGAATTGGCTTTGGCCTCATCTCTAGTTTCAGAGTTGTTGGAGTGGCAATTGCAGTAGGAATCTTCCTTTTCCTTATTGCCTTAGTTGGATTAATCGGTGCGGTGAAACATCATCAAGTATTGTTATTCTTT TACATGATTATTCTTTTGCTAGTCTTTATTGTCCAGTTTTCTGTCTCCTGTGCCTGTTTAGCATTAAACAAGGAACAGCAG AGTCAACTTCTAGAGGTGGGATGGAATAACACTAAGAGTGCGAGAACAGATATTGAGAGAAATCTGAATTGTTGTGGATTCAGAATTTTTGACCCGAATGAAACCTGCTCCTCT GATTGTTTTAGAAGTCGCCAGTGTCAACCATGTGCGCCGATAATAGAAGAATATTCTGGAATGGTGCTGAGATTTGTTGGAGGCATAGGACTCTTCTTCAGTTTCACGGAG attctGGGAGTCTGGCTGACATACAGATACCGGAACCAAAAGGATCCCCGTGCAAACCCTAGTGCATTTCTTTGA